In Candidatus Liberimonas magnetica, the following proteins share a genomic window:
- a CDS encoding nucleotidyl transferase AbiEii/AbiGii toxin family protein, which translates to MRYEKDFKEFLMLLNKNRVRYCIVGAFAVGIHGRPRYTKDMDILVEPNRDNGKKVIKALIDFGFKELANQLNESDFEKKDNIVQIGQEPIRVDLIMSIKGVSFSKVWQNRKILDYYGQKVNYIGYNELVKSKEKTGRSIDLIDVENLRKIRKLNDKT; encoded by the coding sequence ATGAGATACGAAAAGGATTTTAAAGAATTCTTAATGTTGTTAAATAAAAATAGAGTAAGATATTGTATTGTAGGTGCTTTCGCTGTAGGAATTCACGGAAGGCCCAGATATACAAAAGACATGGATATTTTGGTTGAACCTAATAGAGATAACGGAAAAAAAGTTATTAAAGCTTTAATTGATTTTGGATTTAAAGAATTGGCAAATCAGTTAAATGAAAGTGATTTTGAAAAAAAGGATAATATTGTCCAGATAGGCCAAGAGCCGATAAGAGTGGATTTGATAATGTCGATTAAAGGGGTAAGTTTTAGTAAAGTCTGGCAGAATAGAAAAATCCTTGATTACTATGGGCAAAAAGTTAATTACATCGGATATAATGAATTAGTAAAATCAAAAGAAAAAACAGGCAGATCAATAGATTTGATTGATGTTGAAAATTTAAGGAAGATTAGGAAATTAAATGATAAAACCTGA
- the dcd gene encoding dCTP deaminase: MIKPDKWIVKMAREHKMIEPFEEAQVRKGVISYGVSSYGYDMRVANEFKIYQHKGVLDPKRLEPSCFKEVKADDFIVIEPNSYILGRSLEYFRIPRNILTICFGKSTYARCGVIVNVTPFEPEWEGYVTMSISNTSNVPVKLYVNEGIAQVIFLEANEICQTSYADKKGKYQAQDKITVAKL; the protein is encoded by the coding sequence ATGATAAAACCTGATAAATGGATAGTCAAGATGGCGAGGGAACATAAGATGATTGAGCCGTTTGAAGAGGCTCAGGTTAGGAAGGGGGTTATTTCTTACGGGGTATCTTCTTATGGGTATGACATGCGGGTGGCTAACGAGTTTAAAATATACCAGCATAAGGGAGTGCTTGACCCGAAAAGGCTTGAACCTTCCTGTTTTAAGGAAGTAAAGGCTGATGATTTCATAGTAATTGAGCCTAACTCATACATACTTGGGCGTTCGCTTGAGTATTTCAGGATACCTCGTAACATATTGACCATTTGTTTTGGCAAATCTACCTATGCCAGGTGTGGGGTGATAGTAAATGTCACTCCTTTTGAACCTGAATGGGAGGGGTATGTTACTATGAGCATTTCAAATACCTCAAATGTTCCGGTCAAACTCTATGTAAACGAAGGTATAGCCCAGGTTATATTCCTTGAAGCGAATGAAATATGTCAGACATCGTATGCTGACAAGAAGGGCAAGTATCAGGCTCAAGATAAAATAACCGTTGCCAAGCTTTGA